From Vigna unguiculata cultivar IT97K-499-35 chromosome 5, ASM411807v1, whole genome shotgun sequence, the proteins below share one genomic window:
- the LOC114182916 gene encoding eukaryotic translation initiation factor 3 subunit H — MATTTTRSFLQVAATEEAAPPLRVVQIEGLVILKIIKHCKDHSPSLVTGQLLGLDVGSVLEVTNCFPFPMREEDEEIEADGANYQLEMMRCLREVNVDNNTVGWYQSTLLGSFQTVELIETFMNYQENIRRCVCIIYDPSRSDQGVLALKALKLSDSFMELYRSNNFTGEKLREKNLSWVDIFEEIPIKVSNSALISAFMTELEPDTPVTQCDYDRLQLSTNSLMERNMEFLIECMDDLSLEQQKFQFYYRSLSRQQAQQQAWLQKRRAENMARKAAGEEPLPEEDPSNPVFKPLPEPSRLESFLITNQISNYCNQINGVSGQSFNRLYLMKALHED, encoded by the exons ATGGCGACAA CTACGACTAGATCTTTTCTCCAAGTCGCAGCGACGGAGGAGGCGGCGCCGCCTCTTAGAGTCGTCCAGATTGAAGGACTG GTCATTCTTAAGATAATTAAGCATTGTAAGGACCATTCGCCTTCTTTAGTCACTGGACAACTTCTTGGGTTGGATGTTGGCAGTGTTCTTGAAGTTACCAACTGTTTCCCCTTTCCA ATGAGGGAGGAGGACGAGGAAATTGAAGCTGATGGTGCTAATTACCAGTTGGAGATGATGAGATGCTTGAGGGAGGTTAATGTTGACAACAATACTGTTGGATG GTACCAATCTACATTGCTCGGCTCCTTTCAGACTGTGGAACTTATTGAAACCTTTATGAATTACCAG GAGAATATTAGACGTTGTGTTTGCATAATATATGATCCATCAAGGTCTGACCAAGGTGTTCTAGCTCTGAAGGCCTTGAAGCTTTCTGATTCATTCATGGAACTCTATCGCAGCAATAATTTTACTGGAGAGAA ATTGAGGGAGAAGAACTTATCATGGGTGGATATATTTGAGGAAATACCG aTCAAAGTTTCAAATTCTGCCCTTATCAGTGCTTTCATGACCGAGCTGGAACCTGATACTCCAGTCACCCAG TGTGATTATGATCGTCTGCAATTGTCAACCAATTCATTAATGGAGAGGAATATGGAGTTTTTGATAGAATGCATGGATGACTTGTCACTAGAACAACAAAAG TTCCAATTCTACTATAGGAGCTTGTCTCGTCAACAAGCTCAGCAGCAAGCATGGCTTCAAAAGAGAAG GGCGGAGAACATGGCTCGTAAAGCTGCTGGAGAAGAGCCCTTGCCGGAAGAAGATCCTTCAAATCCCGTTTTCAAGCCCCTCCCGGAGCCATCACGGTTGGAGAGCTTCCTCATAACAAATCAAATCTCCAACTACTGTAATCAAATCAATGG GGTGTCAGGGCAGAGCTTTAACAGGCTGTATTTGATGAAGGCTTTGCATGAGGATTGA
- the LOC114186259 gene encoding probably inactive leucine-rich repeat receptor-like protein kinase At3g28040 — translation MSLSRFQSTVLSLLISVSCFLTCLGNNDVPVQLNDDVLGLIVFKSDLQDPSSHLASWNEDDANPCSWQFVQCNPQSGRVSEVSLDGLGLSGKIGRGLEKLQHLTVLSLSHNNLSGSISPSLTLSNTLERLNLSHNALSGSIPTSFVNMNSIKFLDLSQNSFSGPIPENFFDTCSSLHQISLARNMFDGPVPGSLSRCSSLNSLNLSNNRFSGNVDFNGIWSLTRLRTLDLSNNALSGSLPNGVSSIHNLKEILLQGNQFSGPLSTDIGFCLHLSRLDFSDNQFSGALPESLGRLSSLSYFKASNNFFTSEFPPWIGNLTSLEYLELDHNQFTGSIPQSIGELGSLSHLRLSSNKLVGTIPSSLSSCTKLSVIHLRGNGFNGSIPEGLFGLGLEEMDLSRNELSGSIPEGSSRLLETLSSLDLSDNHLQGNIPAETGLLSKLSYLNLSWNDLQSQMPPEFGLLQNLAVLDIRNSALRGSVPADICDSGNLAVLQLDGNSLQGNIPEEIGNCSSLYLLSLSHNNLTGSIPKSMSKLNKLKILKLEFNELSGEIPMELGMLQSLLAVNISYNRLTGRLPTGSIFQNLDKSSLEGNLGLCSPLLQGPCKMNVPKPLVLDPNAYNNQISPQRQRNESSESGSVHRHRFLSVSAIVAISASFVIVLGVIAVSLLNVSVRRRLSFVDNALESMCSSSSRSGSPATGKLILFDSQSSPDWIGNPESLLNKASEIGEGVFGTLYKVPLGSQGRMVAIKKLISTNIIQYPEDFDREVRILGKARHPNLIALKGYYWTPQLQLLVTEFAPNGSLQAKLHERLPSSPPLSWPLRFKILLGTAKGLAHLHHSFRPPIIHYNIKPSNILLDENCNPKISDFGLARLLTKLDRHVMSNRFQSALGYVAPELACQSLRVNEKCDVYGFGVMILELVTGRRPVEYGEDNVLILNDHVRVLLEQGNVLECVDQSMNEYPEDEVLPVLKLAMVCTSQIPSSRPTMAEVVQILQVIKTPVPQRMEVF, via the exons atgagTCTTTCTCGGTTTCAATCGACAGTTTTGAGTTTGCTGATTTCAGTTTCCTGTTTTCTGACATGTTTGGGAAACAATGACGTGCCTGTTCAGTTGAATGATGATGTTCTTGGCTTGATTGTGTTCAAATCAGACCTTCAAGACCCTTCTTCTCATCTTGCTTCATGGAATGAAGACGATGCGAATCCTTGTTCATGGCAGTTCGTGCAGTGCAATCCTCAGAGCGGAAGAGTTTCTGAGGTCTCATTGGATGGCTTGGGATTATCTGGGAAAATTGGAAGAGGGCTTGAGAAGTTGCAGCATCTTACGGTATTGTCCCTTTCTCATAACAACTTGAGTGGGAGTATTAGTCCATCTCTTACTCTTTCCAATACTCTTGAGAGACTCAACCTTAGTCACAATGCTCTTTCTGGTTCAATCCCTACTTCTTTTGTGAATATGAATTCAATCAAGTTTCTTGATCTTTCTCAGAATTCATTCTCGGGACCAATCCCTGAGAATTTTTTTGATACTTGTTCTTCCCTTCATCAGATTTCTCTAGCTAGGAACATGTTTGATGGGCCGGTTCCTGGCTCACTGTCTAGATGTTCCTCATTGAATAGCCTTAATCTTTCCAATAATCGTTTCTCTGGTAATGTGGACTTTAATGGGATTTGGTCACTGACCAGGCTTAGAACTTTGGATCTATCCAACAATGCCTTATCTGGGTCTTTACCTAATGGAGTTTCATCCATACATAACTTGAAGGAGATCTTACTACAAGGTAACCAGTTTTCAGGTCCTTTATCCACTGATATTGGATTCTGCCTGCATCTGAGTAGGTTGGATTTTAGTGATAATCAGTTCAGTGGAGCACTACCTGAGTCACTTGGGAGGCTTAGCTCTTTGAGCTATTTCAAGgcatcaaataattttttcaccAGCGAATTCCCTCCATGGATTGGTAACCTTACCAGTCTGGAGTACCTAGAGCTGGATCACAATCAGTTCACTGGAAGCATTCCACAGTCAATAGGGGAACTGGGATCACTGTCTCATCTGAGACTTTCAAGTAACAAGCTTGTTGGAACTATTCCATCATCATTAAGTTCCTGCACAAAGTTATCTGTGATCCATCTCAGAGGCAATGGTTTCAATGGCTCCATTCCAGAGGGTTTGTTTGGCCTAGGATTGGAGGAAATGGACTTGTCCAGAAATGAACTGAGTGGCTCAATTCCAGAAGGATCAAGCAGGCTCTTGGAAACTCTATCAAGCTTGGATCTTTCTGATAACCATCTCCAAGGAAATATCCCTGCAGAAACCGGCCTTCTTTCAAAACTGAGTTATTTGAATCTGTCTTGGAATGATCTTCAATCACAGATGCCTCCAGAATTTGGCCTCCTTCAGAATCTAGCAGTTTTGGACATTCGAAACAGTGCCTTGCGTGGTTCAGTTCCAGCAGATATATGCGACTCAGGCAATTTGGCTGTTCTCCAACTAGATGGAAATTCATTGCAAGGGAATATTCCAGAAGAGATTGGGAATTGTAGCTCTCTTTACTTGCT GAGTTTGTCTCACAATAACTTGACTGGTTCAATTCCAAAGTCCATGTCAAAGCTAAACAAGCTAAAAATCCTCAAACTGGAATTCAATGAACTAAGTGGAGAGATACCAATGGAGCTTGGAATGCTTCAGAGTCTACTTGCTGTGAACATATCATACAACAGGCTCACAGGAAGGCTTCCCACAGGTAGCATATTTCAGAACTTGGACAAAAGTTCCTTGGAAGGAAACCTGGGTCTATGCTCACCCTTGTTGCAGGGACCCTGCAAGATGAATGTCCCAAAGCCACTAGTGCTTGacccaaatgcatataacaaCCAAATAAGCCCTCAAAGGCAAAGAAACGAATCATCTGAGTCCGGATCGGTCCACCGCCACAGGTTCCTCAGCGTATCTGCCATTGTAGCAATATCTGCATCTTTTGTGATTGTATTAGGAGTGATTGCTGTTAGCCTGCTTAATGTTTCTGTGAGGAGAAGGCTATCATTTGTGGATAATGCTTTGGAAAGCATGTGCTCAAGCTCTTCAAGATCAGGGAGTCCAGCCACAGGAAAGTTGATCCTGTTTGATTCCCAGTCCTCACCAGATTGGATCGGCAATCCTGAGTCCTTGCTCAACAAGGCATCAGAGATTGGAGAAGGAGTGTTTGGAACCCTCTACAAGGTTCCATTGGGATCACAAGGTAGAATGGTAGCAATCAAGAAGCTTATATCCACAAACATAATCCAATATCCAGAAGACTTTGATAGGGAGGTTCGAATCCTAGGGAAAGCAAGGCACCCAAATCTAATAGCATTGAAAGGATACTATTGGACTCCTCAATTACAGCTTTTAGTAACTGAGTTTGCACCAAATGGTAGCTTGCAAGCCAAGCTACATGAGAGGCTTCCTTCTAGTCCTCCTCTTTCTTGGCCTTTAAGGTTCAAAATTTTGCTTGGAACAGCAAAAGGGCTTGCTCATTTGCACCATTCTTTCCGTCCACCAATCATACACTACAACATAAAGCCAAGTAATATTCTGCTAGATGAAAATTGCAACCCCAAGATCTCAGATTTCGGGTTAGCTCGGCTTCTGACAAAGCTGGACAGGCATGTGATGAGTAATAGGTTTCAGAGTGCATTAGGGTATGTGGCACCAGAATTGGCATGCCAGAGCCTAAGGGTGAATGAGAAATGTGATGTGTATGGTTTTGGGGTGATGATCCTTGAGCTGGTGACAGGTAGGAGGCCAGTGGAGTATGGTGAAGACAATGTGCTTATACTGAATGACCATGTGAGGGTGCTGCTTGAGCAAGGTAATGTCTTGGAGTGTGTTGATCAAAGTATGAATGAGTACCCAGAAGATGAGGTATTGCCTGTTCTGAAGCTAGCAATGGTATGCACCTCTCAAATTCCTTCTAGCAGACCAACTATGGCTGAAGTGGTGCAAATACTGCAGGTCATTAAAACCCCAGTTCCTCAAAGGATGGAAGTGTTCTGA
- the LOC114186264 gene encoding uncharacterized WD repeat-containing protein C2A9.03-like, which yields MSNHDDMNPFDQMDEDDFFDEIDYQNHGGDAALDEYEMLTKVTDTSAAQARKGKDIQGIPWERLNISRERYRLTRLEQYRNFENILTSGDAVDKECKQMEKGGNYYEFFYNTRMVKPTILHFQLRNLVWATSKHDVYLVSNYSVNHWSSISGVLSEIINFAGHVAPTERHAGNLLEGFSQTQISTLAVKDKLLVAGGFQGELTCKRLDQKGVSFCTRTTHDDNAITNAIEIYDSLSGATHIIASNNDCGVREYDTERFQLLNNFQFSWPVNHTSISPDRKLMTVVGDNLDGLLVDPQNGKTVATLVGHRDYSFASAWHPNGCTFATGNQDKTCRVWDVRNLSSPVAILRGNLGATRSIRFSSDGQYMVVAEPADFVHVYSTKADYKKRQEIDFFGEISGVCLSPDDECMYIGIWDRTYASLLQYNRKHQYQYLDAYY from the exons ATGTCCAACCATGATGACATGAACCCTTTTGATCAAATGGACGAAGACGATTTCTTTGACGAAATTGATTACCAAAACCATGGTGGGGATGCTGCTCTTGATGAATATGAAATG CTTACAAAGGTGACTGATACATCAGCTGCTCAAGCAAGAAAGGGAAAGGACATTCAGGGAATTCCATGGGAGAGGTTGAACATATCAAGGGAAAGGTACAGGTTGACAAGGCTTGAGCAATACAGGAATTTTGAGAACATTCTTACATCTGGGGATGCTGTGGACAAg GAGTGCAAGCAAATGGAGAAGGGTGGCAATTACTATGAATTCTTCTATAACACAAGAATGGTTAAGCCTACCATCCTTCATTTTCAG CTGAGAAACTTAGTATGGGCAACTTCAAAGCATGATGTCTACCTTGTCTCCAACTACTCAGTTAATCACTGGTCATCTATAAGTGGTGTCTTGTCTGAGATAATCAATTTTGCTGGGCATGTGGCCCCAACAGAG AGACATGCAGGAAATTTGTTGGAAGGATTTTCTCAGACCCAAATTAGCACATTGGCTGTCAAGGATAAACTTCTTGTTGCTGGTGGCTTCCAAGGAGAGCTTACTTGTAAG CGTTTGGATCAGAAAGGAGTAAGCTTTTGTACACGGACCACACATGATGATAATGCTATAACAAATGCAATTGAAATATATGACAGCTTGAG TGGCGCGACACATATTATTGCTTCCAATAATGATTGTGGTGTGAGAGAATATGACACAGAAAGGTTTCAGCTTTTGAATAACTTCCAGTTCTCTTGGCCAGTGAAT CACACATCAATCAGTCCAGACCGTAAGCTTATGACTGTTGTTGGAGATAACCTAGATGGGCTGCTGGTGGATCCTCAGAATGGGAAG ACTGTTGCTACTTTGGTGGGTCATCGAGATTACTCCTTTGCTTCTGCATGGCATCCCAATGGATGTACCTTTGCAACGGGGAATCAGGACAAGACTTGCAGAGTATGGGATGTTAGAAACTTATCGTCTCCTGTTGCCATTCTCAGGGGTAACCTAGGGGCAACCCGGTCTATTCGGTTTTCTTCAGATGGTCAATATATGGTGGTTGCTGAGCCTGCAGATTTTGTGCACGTTTACAGCACAAAGGCAGACTACAAAAAAAGGCAAGAGATTGATTTCTTTGGGGAAATTTCTGGGGTTTGTCTGAGTCCTGATGATGAGTGTATGTATATTGGAATCTGGGACAGGACATATGCAAGCTTGCTACAGTATAATAGGAAGCACCAATATCAATATCTTGATGCTTACTATTGA